In Streptomyces canus, one DNA window encodes the following:
- a CDS encoding vWA domain-containing protein codes for MDRYRTRRLRAALLALTATGGLLLTGCGAGGSGDSSSTDRANGASAFPAPAPEYSPGNGERDDASRDTAPDHLSTFALDVDTASYGYARRTLADGQRPDPSTIRPEEFVNSFRQDYERPDGNGFTVTVDGARTDEKDWSLVRVGLATRNAAGPSGERPPAALTFVIDISGSMSEPGRLDLAQKSLDVMTDRLRDDDSVAIVTFSDKAETVLPMTRIDANRDKIHAAIDSLEPTFSTNLAAGVETGYATAVKGLREGATNRVVLISDALANNGDTDPDAILDRIDGARREHGITLFGVGVGSDYGDALMERLADKGDGHTTYVSDAKDAREVFCEQLPQNIDLTARDAKAQVAFDPETVTDFRLVGYDNRRVADDDFRDDRVDGGEVGPGHTVTALYAVRTRPGADGHLATATVRWQDPETRTPHEESGQLESDSLADSLGSASPRLQVTAVAAYFADALRRGDDRWSPLPGAPRLSELADRADTLADITEDRAVRQLADTIRQARHLE; via the coding sequence ATGGACCGGTACCGGACACGGCGGCTGCGGGCCGCTCTCCTCGCGCTCACCGCGACGGGCGGCCTGCTCCTCACGGGATGCGGGGCGGGCGGCTCGGGCGACAGCAGCAGCACGGACCGGGCGAACGGCGCGAGTGCCTTCCCGGCCCCCGCCCCCGAGTACAGCCCGGGAAACGGCGAACGGGACGACGCGTCCCGCGACACCGCCCCCGACCACCTCTCCACCTTCGCCCTCGACGTCGACACCGCGTCCTACGGCTACGCCCGCCGCACCCTCGCCGACGGACAGCGCCCCGACCCCTCGACGATCCGCCCCGAGGAGTTCGTCAACAGCTTCCGTCAGGACTACGAGCGTCCCGACGGCAACGGCTTCACGGTGACCGTCGACGGCGCCCGCACCGACGAGAAGGACTGGTCCCTGGTCCGCGTGGGCCTGGCCACCCGGAACGCGGCCGGGCCGAGCGGCGAACGCCCGCCGGCCGCCCTCACCTTCGTGATCGACATCTCCGGCTCCATGTCCGAACCCGGCCGACTCGACCTCGCCCAGAAGTCCCTCGACGTGATGACGGACCGGCTGCGAGACGACGACTCGGTCGCGATAGTCACCTTCAGCGACAAGGCGGAGACCGTCCTGCCGATGACCCGCATCGACGCCAACCGTGACAAGATCCACGCCGCGATCGACAGCCTGGAGCCCACCTTCTCCACCAACCTCGCGGCGGGCGTCGAGACCGGCTACGCCACCGCCGTCAAGGGCCTGCGCGAGGGCGCCACCAACCGGGTCGTCCTGATCTCCGACGCCCTTGCCAACAACGGCGACACCGACCCCGACGCCATCCTCGACCGCATCGACGGCGCCCGCCGCGAGCACGGCATCACCCTCTTCGGCGTCGGCGTGGGCAGCGACTACGGCGACGCCCTGATGGAACGCCTCGCCGACAAGGGCGACGGCCACACCACGTACGTCTCGGACGCGAAGGACGCCCGCGAGGTCTTCTGCGAGCAACTCCCGCAGAACATCGACCTCACCGCCCGCGACGCCAAGGCCCAGGTCGCCTTCGACCCGGAGACGGTCACCGACTTCCGGCTCGTCGGCTACGACAACCGTCGCGTCGCCGACGACGACTTCCGCGACGACCGCGTCGACGGCGGCGAGGTCGGCCCCGGCCACACCGTCACCGCCCTCTACGCCGTCCGCACCCGGCCGGGCGCGGACGGCCACCTCGCCACCGCCACGGTTCGCTGGCAGGACCCCGAGACCCGCACCCCGCACGAGGAGTCGGGCCAACTGGAGTCGGACAGCCTCGCCGACTCCCTGGGCAGCGCGAGCCCACGCCTCCAGGTCACGGCGGTGGCTGCCTACTTCGCCGACGCCCTCCGCCGGGGCGACGACCGCTGGAGCCCCCTGCCGGGAGCCCCACGCCTGAGCGAACTGGCCGACCGGGCGGACACATTGGCGGACATCACGGAGGACCGGGCGGTACGACAGCTCGCCGACACCATCCGGCAGGCGAGGCACCTCGAGTGA
- a CDS encoding alpha/beta fold hydrolase, whose amino-acid sequence MDLRLPPLRDLRRRPRRLAAAVAAVVVLAGAGTWTSVADDKPAPVHREDQVMALDGVRIDTSYFTSSDAGRRPAVLLAHGFGGSKDDVRQQAENLARDGYAVLTWSARSFGRSTGKIGLNDPKGEVQDVRKLIDWLARQPQVRLDKPGDPRVGVAGASYGGAISLLAAGYDDRVDAIAPAITYWNLSDALFPNGVFKKLWAGIFVNSGGGCAKFEPQLCRMYERVAESGTPDAQAEKLLDERSPSAVGDRIKVPTLLLQGQTDSLFPLGQADAAAKAIRANGAPVDVDWIAGGHDGGDMETGRVQARVTSWFDRYLKDDKGADTGPGFRVTRTLDSGTGDGETRLSGVDADTYPGLEGDPRPIALAGREQSFENPAGSSPPAVSALPGIGGAGGLAQLSTLGVGISLDFPGQYAAFESAPVKDDLQITGSPTVTVHVKSTSDDAVLFAKVYDVGPGRGQQVLPSQLVEPLRVEDAKAGKDVTLTLPAIDHEVQDGHRLRLVLASTDLGYASPAAPATYTVSLKGDLKVPTTLAGSDAAAPLPSWVWWLPLTGAVTALVLLLTARRRTTAPAPDPGLAEVPLQIRDLSKRYAKSADRYAVRDLSFRVEKGQVLGLLGPNGAGKTTTLRMLMGLITPDGGEIRVFGHAIAPGASVLSRVGAFVEGAGFLPHLSGRENLELYWRATGRPPEDAHLDEALEIAGLGTALERAVRTYSQGMRQRLAIAQAMLGLPDLLILDEPTNGLDPPQIREMREVMIRYAAAGRTVIVSSHMLSEVEQSCTHLVVMDHGQLVQAGPVGEIIGSGDTLLVGTAGPLDEPLVEKVAALPGVASAVRTDGGLVVRLDADGSARRLVAELVRLEVPVEAVGPHRRLEDAFLTLIGDSA is encoded by the coding sequence ATGGATCTTCGACTGCCGCCGCTGCGTGACCTACGACGGCGGCCACGACGGCTCGCCGCCGCCGTGGCCGCCGTCGTCGTGCTCGCCGGTGCCGGGACATGGACGTCCGTCGCCGACGACAAGCCGGCCCCGGTGCACCGGGAGGACCAGGTCATGGCCCTCGACGGCGTCCGCATCGACACCTCGTACTTCACCTCGTCCGACGCGGGTCGCCGCCCCGCCGTGCTGCTCGCGCACGGCTTCGGCGGCAGCAAGGACGACGTGCGGCAACAGGCCGAGAACCTGGCCCGGGACGGGTACGCGGTACTGACCTGGTCGGCGCGGAGTTTCGGCAGGTCCACCGGGAAGATCGGACTCAACGACCCGAAGGGTGAAGTCCAGGACGTCAGGAAGCTGATCGACTGGCTCGCCCGGCAGCCGCAGGTCCGGCTCGACAAGCCCGGCGACCCCCGCGTCGGCGTCGCGGGCGCCTCCTACGGCGGCGCGATCTCCCTGCTGGCCGCCGGCTACGACGACCGCGTGGACGCCATCGCCCCGGCGATCACCTACTGGAACCTCAGCGACGCGCTCTTCCCGAACGGCGTGTTCAAGAAGCTCTGGGCGGGCATCTTCGTCAACTCCGGCGGCGGCTGCGCGAAGTTCGAGCCGCAGCTGTGCCGGATGTACGAGCGGGTCGCCGAGTCCGGCACCCCGGACGCCCAGGCCGAGAAGCTGCTGGACGAGCGCTCGCCGTCGGCCGTCGGCGACCGCATCAAGGTGCCCACCCTGCTGCTGCAGGGCCAGACCGACTCCCTCTTCCCGCTCGGCCAGGCCGACGCCGCGGCGAAGGCGATCCGCGCCAACGGCGCCCCCGTCGACGTCGACTGGATCGCGGGCGGGCACGACGGCGGCGACATGGAGACCGGCCGGGTCCAGGCCCGGGTCACCTCCTGGTTCGACCGCTACCTCAAGGACGACAAGGGCGCCGACACCGGCCCCGGCTTCCGCGTCACCCGCACCCTCGACTCCGGCACCGGCGACGGCGAGACCCGGCTGAGCGGCGTGGACGCCGACACCTACCCCGGCCTCGAAGGCGACCCGCGCCCGATCGCCCTCGCCGGACGCGAGCAGTCCTTCGAGAACCCGGCCGGCTCCAGCCCGCCCGCCGTCTCCGCCCTGCCCGGCATCGGCGGCGCCGGCGGCCTCGCCCAGCTCTCGACGCTCGGCGTCGGGATCTCCCTCGACTTCCCCGGCCAGTACGCCGCCTTCGAGTCCGCCCCCGTCAAGGACGACCTGCAGATCACCGGGTCCCCGACGGTCACCGTCCACGTGAAGTCGACGAGCGACGACGCGGTCCTCTTCGCCAAGGTGTACGACGTCGGCCCCGGCCGCGGACAGCAGGTGCTGCCCTCCCAGCTGGTCGAGCCCCTCCGCGTCGAGGACGCCAAGGCCGGCAAGGACGTCACCCTCACCCTCCCCGCGATCGACCACGAGGTGCAGGACGGCCACCGGTTGCGCCTGGTCCTCGCCTCCACCGACCTCGGCTACGCCTCACCGGCCGCCCCCGCCACGTACACGGTCTCCCTCAAGGGCGACCTGAAGGTGCCGACCACCCTCGCTGGCAGCGACGCGGCCGCGCCGCTGCCCTCGTGGGTGTGGTGGCTGCCCCTGACCGGCGCGGTGACCGCGCTCGTCCTCCTCCTGACGGCGAGGCGCCGCACCACGGCCCCCGCCCCCGACCCGGGCCTCGCCGAAGTCCCCCTCCAGATAAGGGACCTGAGCAAGCGTTACGCGAAGTCCGCAGACCGGTACGCGGTCCGCGACCTGTCCTTCCGGGTCGAGAAGGGCCAGGTCCTCGGCCTGCTCGGCCCGAACGGCGCGGGCAAGACGACCACTCTGCGCATGCTGATGGGCCTGATCACACCGGACGGTGGTGAGATCCGCGTCTTCGGCCACGCCATCGCGCCCGGCGCCTCCGTGCTGTCCCGCGTCGGCGCCTTCGTCGAGGGCGCGGGCTTCCTGCCGCACCTGTCAGGCCGGGAGAACCTCGAGCTGTACTGGCGGGCCACCGGCCGTCCGCCCGAGGACGCCCACCTGGACGAGGCCCTGGAGATCGCCGGCCTCGGCACCGCCCTGGAGCGCGCCGTCCGTACCTACTCGCAGGGCATGCGCCAGCGCCTCGCCATCGCCCAGGCCATGCTCGGCCTGCCCGACCTGCTGATACTGGACGAGCCGACCAACGGACTCGACCCGCCGCAGATCCGTGAGATGCGCGAGGTGATGATCCGCTACGCGGCGGCCGGCCGCACGGTGATCGTCTCCAGCCACATGCTGTCCGAGGTCGAGCAGTCCTGCACCCACCTGGTGGTGATGGACCACGGACAGCTCGTCCAGGCGGGCCCGGTCGGCGAGATCATCGGCTCCGGCGACACCCTGCTGGTCGGCACGGCCGGCCCACTCGACGAACCCCTCGTCGAGAAGGTCGCCGCGCTGCCCGGCGTGGCCTCGGCGGTCCGTACCGACGGCGGGCTGGTGGTCCGCCTCGACGCCGACGGCAGCGCCCGGCGTCTTGTCGCCGAACTCGTCCGGCTGGAGGTCCCCGTGGAGGCGGTCGGCCCGCACCGCCGCCTCGAAGACGCCTTCCTCACCCTGATCGGAGACTCCGCATGA
- a CDS encoding ABC transporter permease, producing the protein MSSTLIDSAEVADGYRAGRTLPLRVELVRQLKRRRTMVMGGILVALPFVLLIAFQVGGGPGGDNNRVNLMDTATLSGANFAAVNLFASAGFLLVIPVALFCGDTVASEAGWSSLRYLLAAPVPRARLLWSKLVVGLGLSLAAMLLLPLVALAVGTAAYGWGPLELPTGGELAAGTAAQRLLVTVAYIFVSQLVTAALAFWLSTRTDAPLGAVGGAVGLTIVGNVLDQVTALGDWRDFLPSHWQYAWLDAVRPRLEWSDMIQGTALSITYALVLFALAFRGFARKDVVS; encoded by the coding sequence ATGAGCAGCACGCTGATCGACAGCGCGGAGGTCGCCGACGGATATCGTGCCGGCCGCACACTGCCCCTGAGGGTGGAACTGGTCCGGCAGTTGAAGCGACGCCGCACGATGGTCATGGGCGGGATCCTGGTCGCCCTGCCGTTCGTGCTGCTCATCGCCTTCCAGGTGGGCGGCGGCCCGGGCGGCGACAACAACCGGGTGAACCTGATGGACACGGCCACCCTGTCCGGAGCGAACTTCGCCGCGGTGAACCTGTTCGCCTCGGCGGGCTTCCTCCTGGTCATCCCCGTCGCCCTGTTCTGCGGGGACACCGTCGCCTCCGAGGCCGGCTGGTCCTCCCTGCGCTATCTGCTGGCGGCGCCCGTGCCCCGGGCCCGGCTGCTGTGGTCCAAGCTGGTCGTCGGACTCGGGCTCAGCCTCGCCGCGATGCTGCTCCTGCCGCTCGTCGCGCTCGCCGTCGGCACGGCGGCCTACGGCTGGGGCCCGCTGGAGCTGCCCACCGGCGGTGAGCTGGCCGCCGGCACCGCGGCGCAGCGCCTCCTGGTCACGGTGGCGTACATCTTCGTGTCCCAACTGGTCACCGCGGCCCTGGCGTTCTGGCTGTCCACCAGGACGGACGCCCCGCTGGGCGCGGTCGGCGGCGCGGTCGGCCTGACCATCGTCGGCAATGTGCTCGACCAGGTGACGGCGCTCGGCGACTGGCGGGACTTCCTGCCCTCGCACTGGCAGTACGCCTGGCTCGACGCCGTCCGCCCCCGACTGGAGTGGTCCGACATGATCCAGGGAACGGCCCTGTCGATAACGTACGCCCTCGTGCTGTTCGCGCTGGCCTTCCGCGGTTTCGCCCGCAAGGACGTGGTGTCGTAG